In a genomic window of Saccharothrix sp. HUAS TT1:
- a CDS encoding HAD family hydrolase, which produces MTNTLVLDVDGTLVDTNYHHAVAWFRAFRRFDITVPTWRLHRAIGMGGDKLVAAVAGDHAEREHGDDLRAAWEAEFEPMLAEVRPLEGAHRLVSAALEQDFAVVLASSGKRKHVDHYLELIDAVDTPSTSSDDVEESKPAPDLVETALRQVDRDGGRAVVIGDSVWDCEAAQRAGLPVVCLRTGGFGEAELRDAGASAVYEELDQLRADLTDLPMA; this is translated from the coding sequence ATGACCAACACGCTCGTCCTCGACGTGGACGGCACGCTGGTGGACACCAACTACCACCACGCCGTGGCCTGGTTCCGCGCGTTCCGCCGCTTCGACATCACCGTGCCGACCTGGCGGCTGCACCGCGCGATCGGGATGGGCGGCGACAAGCTCGTCGCCGCCGTCGCGGGCGACCACGCGGAGCGGGAGCACGGCGACGACCTGCGCGCCGCCTGGGAGGCGGAGTTCGAGCCGATGCTGGCCGAGGTCCGGCCGCTGGAGGGCGCGCACCGCCTGGTCTCGGCGGCCCTGGAGCAGGACTTCGCCGTGGTGCTGGCCAGTTCCGGCAAGCGCAAGCACGTGGACCACTACCTCGAGCTGATCGACGCCGTCGACACCCCCTCGACCTCGTCGGACGACGTCGAGGAGAGCAAGCCCGCGCCGGACCTGGTCGAGACCGCCCTGCGGCAGGTCGACCGCGACGGCGGTCGCGCGGTCGTCATCGGCGACTCGGTGTGGGACTGCGAGGCCGCCCAGCGGGCCGGGCTGCCGGTCGTCTGCCTTCGCACGGGTGGTTTCGGCGAGGCCGAGTTGCGCGACGCGGGCGCGTCGGCGGTCTACGAAGAACTCGACCAGTTGCGGGCGGACCTGACCGACCTGCCGATGGCGTAG
- a CDS encoding winged helix-turn-helix domain-containing protein — MDLLPHNGDTYTPDLLTPQPGTGARRRDPLAEQVAQIEAATQEDLETQVLTYTRTHWSRPLRATTRRVAESGRMQRRLANGLARFWRDALSDGRPELRSITDQDIAQRATSSSRSTPPGSSSSTTPPNGSEPAVTTGPGGIAQVVGDVRAALPADLGTARSTAELAARVGYAPSTVSYHLGAPHRARLVTKVGAGRYVVYQRTAQAAHLPEEAHALHRP; from the coding sequence GTGGACCTGTTGCCGCACAACGGCGACACCTACACGCCCGACCTGCTCACCCCGCAACCGGGGACGGGCGCGCGCCGCCGCGACCCGCTCGCCGAGCAGGTCGCGCAGATCGAGGCCGCGACGCAGGAGGACCTGGAAACCCAGGTCCTCACCTACACGCGCACCCACTGGAGCAGGCCGCTGCGGGCCACCACCCGCCGGGTCGCGGAGTCGGGGCGGATGCAACGACGCCTCGCCAACGGCCTCGCCCGGTTCTGGCGGGACGCCCTCTCCGACGGCCGGCCCGAACTGCGCTCGATCACCGACCAGGACATCGCCCAGCGCGCGACGTCGTCATCCAGGTCGACACCCCCGGGCAGTTCGTCCTCTACTACCCCGCCCAACGGGTCGGAGCCGGCCGTGACCACGGGCCCGGGGGGCATCGCGCAGGTGGTCGGCGACGTCCGGGCGGCCCTGCCGGCCGACCTCGGAACCGCCCGGTCCACCGCGGAACTCGCCGCCCGGGTCGGTTACGCCCCGAGCACCGTCTCCTACCACCTCGGCGCACCGCACCGCGCACGCCTCGTCACCAAGGTCGGGGCCGGGCGCTACGTGGTGTACCAACGGACCGCGCAGGCGGCACACCTGCCGGAAGAAGCCCACGCGCTTCACCGACCGTAG
- a CDS encoding Ppx/GppA phosphatase family protein, producing the protein MSGRPGLVGVLDVGCFSAHLVVVAGSPLHPVVSHKTRLRLDRALDRHNRLRPEGVDQVVTAVRTAHRAAEKAGVAGIVPFATSVIRDAPNADQVIAEVARRTGTRLRVLPGKEEARLAYRAARQWFGWHAGPLLVLDVGGGTVELAAGEDAEPSLTRSLPFGARTTTRRLAVAGTVARDHRGLAREQVLVHDRVIAALEGTSTAGHRAVGCSKVFQQLARLAGARPQHEGPFVPRVLRLEDLRGWIPRLARMPAPKRARLPGISRHRAEQSLAGALVAEALMVATGQDEVEICPWSTREGLLLSLLGAGDDDDEHCRVA; encoded by the coding sequence ATGTCCGGAAGACCCGGTCTGGTCGGTGTGCTCGACGTCGGCTGCTTCAGCGCCCACCTCGTCGTCGTGGCGGGCTCTCCCCTGCACCCGGTGGTCTCGCACAAGACCCGCCTCCGCCTGGACCGGGCGCTCGACCGGCACAACCGGCTGCGCCCCGAAGGCGTCGACCAGGTGGTGACCGCCGTCCGCACCGCGCACCGCGCCGCCGAGAAGGCGGGGGTCGCCGGGATCGTCCCGTTCGCCACCTCCGTCATCCGCGACGCGCCCAACGCCGACCAGGTGATCGCCGAGGTCGCCCGCCGCACCGGCACGCGGCTGCGCGTGCTGCCCGGCAAGGAGGAGGCCCGGCTCGCCTACCGGGCCGCGCGCCAGTGGTTCGGCTGGCACGCCGGCCCGCTGCTGGTGCTCGACGTCGGCGGCGGGACGGTGGAGCTGGCGGCGGGCGAGGACGCCGAGCCGTCGCTGACGCGCTCGCTGCCGTTCGGCGCCCGCACGACGACCCGGCGGCTGGCGGTGGCCGGGACCGTCGCCCGCGACCACCGCGGCCTGGCCCGCGAGCAGGTCCTGGTGCACGACCGGGTGATCGCCGCGCTGGAGGGGACGTCCACCGCCGGCCACCGGGCCGTCGGCTGCTCGAAGGTGTTCCAGCAGCTGGCGCGGCTGGCCGGCGCGCGTCCGCAGCACGAAGGGCCGTTCGTGCCGCGCGTGCTGCGGTTGGAGGACCTGCGCGGCTGGATACCCCGGCTGGCCCGGATGCCCGCGCCCAAGCGCGCCCGGCTGCCCGGCATCTCCCGGCACCGCGCGGAGCAGTCGTTGGCGGGAGCCCTGGTCGCGGAGGCGTTGATGGTGGCCACCGGGCAGGACGAGGTGGAGATATGCCCCTGGTCCACCAGGGAGGGGCTGCTGCTCTCCCTGCTGGGGGCGGGCGATGACGACGACGAGCACTGCCGGGTGGCGTGA
- a CDS encoding serine/threonine-protein kinase gives MWDGDLTGEVVDGRYALGTLYGSGGMAEVYRALDTRADRRVAIKFFLGAEAGEDRIRLDREAEVLAALRCPGLVEVYGTGVFRGRPFYVMQAVDGGTLRRRMRGAMAPEAVAAIGAQVAGVLAHVHANDVVHRDVKPSNILLDTAGRRAYLADFGLALQGQVTRVTRSGILVGTAGYLAPEQVRGADVRPSADVYALGLVLLECLTGRPEYPGGDTEAALARLHREPRVPVDLPAPWAEVLTAMTASNPDGRPSAAECERLLERARQASAGLAPLVGAAVADRSEEPRHALKAGRGRADGGAADVGGTGVGGAGGRGLRPDSRAALAGAVVAAGALTLVGFLLWGDTYEPTPGERSERTVTSTVGDPVAEQVKDTGAVVPGDPAGATSTAVDAVPAERSPDGADDAGGPSTTTTTTTSTGTTEAPTTTDKTVRQPPVEVPTNAPVVIAPNSGQQPTRTGPPSKTRGSENGRG, from the coding sequence ATGTGGGACGGTGACCTCACCGGCGAGGTGGTCGACGGCAGGTACGCCCTGGGCACCCTGTACGGGTCGGGCGGGATGGCCGAGGTCTACCGGGCGCTGGACACCCGGGCGGACCGCCGGGTCGCGATCAAGTTCTTCCTCGGCGCGGAGGCGGGCGAGGACCGGATCAGGCTCGACCGCGAGGCGGAGGTGCTGGCCGCGCTGCGCTGCCCGGGACTGGTCGAGGTGTACGGCACCGGAGTCTTCCGCGGCCGGCCCTTCTACGTGATGCAGGCGGTCGACGGCGGCACGCTGCGCCGCCGGATGCGCGGCGCCATGGCGCCCGAGGCGGTGGCCGCGATCGGGGCGCAGGTCGCCGGCGTGCTGGCCCACGTGCACGCCAACGACGTGGTGCACCGGGACGTGAAGCCGTCGAACATCCTGCTCGACACCGCCGGGCGGCGCGCCTACCTGGCCGACTTCGGGCTGGCGCTGCAGGGCCAGGTCACCAGGGTGACCAGGTCCGGCATCCTGGTCGGCACCGCGGGCTACCTCGCGCCCGAGCAGGTGCGGGGCGCCGACGTGCGGCCCTCGGCCGACGTCTACGCGCTGGGGCTGGTGCTGCTGGAGTGCCTGACCGGGCGGCCCGAGTACCCGGGCGGCGACACGGAGGCGGCGCTGGCGCGGCTGCACCGGGAGCCCCGGGTGCCGGTCGACCTGCCCGCGCCGTGGGCCGAGGTGCTGACCGCGATGACCGCGTCGAACCCGGACGGGCGGCCGTCGGCGGCGGAGTGCGAGCGGCTGCTGGAGCGGGCGCGGCAGGCCAGTGCCGGGCTCGCGCCGCTGGTCGGCGCGGCCGTGGCGGACCGGTCCGAGGAGCCGAGGCACGCGCTCAAGGCCGGCCGTGGTCGGGCGGACGGCGGTGCGGCGGACGTCGGCGGGACAGGCGTCGGCGGGGCGGGTGGTCGGGGGCTCAGGCCGGACAGCCGGGCGGCGCTGGCCGGTGCGGTCGTCGCGGCCGGGGCGTTGACGCTGGTCGGGTTCCTGCTGTGGGGCGACACGTACGAGCCGACGCCCGGCGAGCGGTCCGAGCGGACGGTCACCAGCACGGTCGGCGACCCGGTCGCCGAGCAGGTGAAGGACACCGGCGCGGTCGTGCCGGGCGACCCGGCGGGCGCCACGTCGACCGCGGTCGACGCCGTCCCGGCCGAGCGGTCGCCGGACGGCGCCGACGACGCGGGCGGCCCGAGCACGACCACCACGACGACCACCTCGACCGGCACGACCGAGGCGCCCACGACGACCGACAAGACCGTCCGCCAGCCGCCGGTCGAGGTCCCGACGAACGCGCCGGTGGTGATCGCGCCCAACTCCGGGCAGCAGCCGACGCGCACCGGACCGCCTTCGAAGACCCGCGGCAGCGAGAACGGGCGGGGCTGA
- a CDS encoding GNAT family N-acetyltransferase: MEIRPARPAELPLLPLIERASGEPFRDFGMPEIADDDPMPLHTLEHLRVWVAVDPRPVAWVAVEVVDGAAHVEQISVHPDHARRGVGAALLDHVELWAGAEGLDALTLTTFREIPWNAPYYLRLGFHEVADLSPGLAAVVADEAARGLDPATRVVLSRPLRRGARARY, translated from the coding sequence GTGGAGATCCGCCCGGCCCGACCCGCCGAACTGCCCCTGCTGCCCCTGATCGAACGCGCCTCCGGCGAACCGTTCCGCGACTTCGGCATGCCGGAGATCGCCGACGACGACCCGATGCCGCTGCACACCTTGGAACACCTGCGCGTCTGGGTGGCGGTCGACCCGCGCCCGGTGGCCTGGGTCGCGGTCGAGGTGGTCGACGGCGCCGCCCACGTCGAGCAGATCAGCGTGCACCCCGACCACGCCCGGCGCGGTGTCGGCGCGGCGCTGCTCGACCACGTCGAGCTCTGGGCGGGCGCCGAGGGGCTGGACGCGCTGACCCTCACCACGTTCCGCGAGATCCCGTGGAACGCGCCTTATTACCTCCGACTTGGATTCCACGAGGTCGCGGACCTGTCGCCGGGGCTGGCCGCCGTCGTCGCGGACGAAGCGGCGCGCGGCCTGGACCCGGCGACGCGCGTCGTGCTGAGCAGGCCGCTGCGCCGCGGCGCGCGGGCGCGATACTGA
- a CDS encoding anti-sigma factor RsbA family regulatory protein: MVDFVHEALLYRDDEQYLAGTVPFVRDGLTAGEPVLVAVPQRGIDLLRPALGRQAEQVEFLDMRRAGRNPGRIIPGVLAAFTDNATAAGGRVRIVAEPIWPDRTDLEYPACVQHEALVNTAFEDRPAWILCPYDAANLTPEAVRDAEFTHSTVVAAEQRRPSTGYREPFLVAEEFNLPLPPPPPGALTRRFDLDALGGARRLVAEFATGAGLTADQVEDLVLAVNELTTNSVVHAGGTGTLLLWREGGTVVCEVRDRGRIANPMMGRRNPGVSAHGGYGVMLVNLLCDLVRVHTREDGTVIRVYVG; this comes from the coding sequence GTGGTCGATTTCGTGCACGAGGCGTTGCTCTACCGCGACGACGAGCAGTACCTCGCGGGAACAGTGCCGTTCGTGCGCGACGGTCTCACAGCGGGCGAACCGGTGCTGGTGGCCGTGCCGCAGCGGGGCATCGACCTGCTGCGGCCGGCGCTGGGCCGGCAGGCCGAGCAGGTCGAGTTCCTGGACATGCGGCGGGCCGGGCGCAACCCGGGCCGCATCATCCCCGGCGTGCTGGCCGCGTTCACCGACAACGCGACGGCCGCCGGCGGTCGGGTGCGGATCGTCGCCGAGCCGATCTGGCCGGACCGCACCGACCTGGAGTACCCGGCGTGCGTGCAGCACGAGGCGCTGGTCAACACCGCGTTCGAGGACCGGCCCGCCTGGATCCTCTGCCCGTACGACGCGGCGAACCTCACCCCCGAAGCGGTGCGCGACGCCGAGTTCACCCACTCGACCGTCGTGGCGGCGGAGCAGCGCAGGCCCAGCACCGGCTACCGCGAACCGTTCCTGGTCGCCGAGGAGTTCAACCTCCCGCTGCCACCGCCGCCGCCGGGCGCGCTCACCCGCCGGTTCGACCTCGACGCCCTGGGCGGCGCCCGGCGGCTGGTGGCCGAGTTCGCCACCGGCGCCGGCCTGACCGCGGACCAGGTGGAGGACTTGGTGCTCGCGGTCAACGAGCTGACCACGAACAGCGTCGTGCACGCGGGCGGCACGGGCACGCTGCTGCTGTGGCGCGAGGGCGGCACGGTGGTGTGCGAGGTGCGCGACCGGGGCCGCATCGCCAACCCGATGATGGGCAGGCGCAACCCCGGCGTGAGCGCGCACGGCGGGTACGGCGTGATGCTGGTGAACCTGCTGTGCGACCTGGTCCGGGTGCACACGCGCGAGGACGGCACGGTCATCCGGGTGTACGTCGGCTGA
- a CDS encoding aldehyde dehydrogenase family protein: MTTTTPYWVAGRPATGDDVVEIRAPHDGAVAGVTSNATAEDVERAVAAAHAVAAEFADLPAHARAAALDHVSRRLAERADEVAALITAESGKPLKWARVEVARAVSTFRWAAEEARRFSGELQRLDTDPAANGRLALVRRAPRGPVLGIAPFNFPLNLVAHKVAPALAVGAPIVVKPAPATPLVALLLGELLAEADLPAGSWSVLPVPNEVAGALAEDPRLPVVSFTGSGPVGYSILDRVPRKHVVLELGGNAAAVVCPDWTDLDRAAQRVATFSMYQGGQSCISVQRVYVHEDVYPAFAEAVVSHVRGLGTGDPTDPATDVGPLINEAAARRVEAWVDEAVAAGARVLTGGKRSGATYEPTVLADVPPGCKVVDEEVFGPVVVLDAVPSTEEAFDRVNASRFGLQAGVFTHDVRLAFRAAKRLAVGGVIVGDVPSFRADQMPYGGVKESGTGREGVAAAMADLTEQRVLVLTGLDL; encoded by the coding sequence GTGACGACGACAACCCCGTACTGGGTCGCCGGGCGACCCGCCACCGGCGACGACGTGGTCGAGATCCGCGCACCGCACGACGGCGCGGTGGCGGGCGTGACGTCGAACGCCACCGCCGAGGACGTGGAGCGGGCCGTCGCCGCCGCGCACGCCGTCGCCGCCGAGTTCGCCGACCTGCCCGCGCACGCCCGCGCGGCGGCGCTGGACCACGTGTCGCGCCGGCTCGCCGAACGCGCCGACGAGGTCGCCGCGCTGATCACCGCCGAGTCCGGCAAACCGCTGAAGTGGGCGCGGGTCGAGGTCGCCCGCGCGGTGTCGACGTTCCGCTGGGCCGCCGAGGAGGCGCGCCGGTTCTCCGGCGAGCTGCAACGCCTCGACACCGACCCGGCGGCGAACGGCAGGCTGGCGCTGGTCCGCCGGGCGCCGCGCGGACCGGTGCTGGGCATCGCGCCGTTCAACTTCCCGCTGAACCTGGTGGCGCACAAGGTCGCGCCCGCGCTGGCGGTCGGCGCGCCGATCGTCGTCAAGCCCGCGCCGGCGACACCGCTGGTGGCGCTGCTGCTCGGCGAGCTGCTGGCCGAGGCGGACCTGCCCGCGGGCTCGTGGTCGGTGCTGCCGGTGCCCAACGAGGTGGCGGGCGCGCTGGCCGAGGACCCCCGGCTGCCGGTGGTGTCGTTCACCGGGTCCGGCCCGGTCGGCTACTCGATCCTGGACCGGGTGCCGCGCAAGCACGTGGTGCTGGAGCTGGGCGGCAACGCGGCGGCCGTCGTCTGTCCCGATTGGACGGACCTGGACCGGGCCGCGCAGCGCGTCGCGACCTTTTCCATGTACCAGGGCGGGCAGTCGTGCATCTCGGTGCAGCGCGTGTACGTCCACGAGGACGTGTACCCGGCGTTCGCCGAGGCCGTGGTGTCGCACGTGCGCGGGCTCGGGACCGGCGACCCGACCGACCCGGCCACCGACGTCGGCCCGCTGATCAACGAGGCCGCCGCGCGGCGGGTCGAGGCGTGGGTGGACGAGGCCGTGGCGGCGGGGGCGCGGGTGCTCACCGGCGGCAAGCGCTCCGGCGCGACCTACGAGCCGACCGTGCTGGCCGACGTGCCGCCGGGGTGCAAGGTGGTGGACGAGGAGGTGTTCGGCCCGGTCGTGGTGCTGGACGCCGTCCCGTCGACCGAGGAGGCGTTCGACCGGGTGAACGCCTCCCGCTTCGGCCTGCAGGCGGGCGTGTTCACGCACGACGTCCGGTTGGCGTTCCGCGCCGCCAAGCGCTTGGCGGTCGGCGGCGTGATCGTCGGCGACGTGCCGAGCTTCCGCGCCGACCAGATGCCGTACGGCGGGGTCAAGGAGTCCGGCACGGGCCGGGAGGGCGTCGCCGCGGCCATGGCCGACCTGACCGAGCAGCGGGTCCTCGTGCTCACCGGGTTGGACCTGTAG
- a CDS encoding SDR family NAD(P)-dependent oxidoreductase — protein sequence MTASERPLAVVTGASSGIGLELARVFVEHGYDLVVAAENDAVHDVARELATGGARVDPVRADLATFAGNEDLVAVVEGFGRPVDALAVNAGIGIGGDFVDDSDLRTHLRVVDLNIGSAVHLAKRLVPAMVDRGAGRVLFTSSVAATAPGPFHSVYAASKAFLASFSQALREELRDSGVTVTALMPGPTDTDFFRRAGMTDTKVATGPKDDPAEVARAGFEALMDGDDHVVAGSLRNKAQAVAGRALPDPVKARAMRAMTEPGSADSGS from the coding sequence ATGACTGCTTCGGAAAGGCCCCTGGCGGTGGTGACCGGCGCGTCGAGCGGGATCGGGCTCGAACTGGCCCGGGTGTTCGTCGAGCACGGGTACGACCTGGTCGTGGCGGCGGAGAACGACGCGGTGCACGACGTGGCGCGGGAACTGGCCACCGGCGGCGCGCGGGTCGACCCGGTGCGGGCGGACCTGGCCACGTTCGCGGGCAACGAGGACCTGGTCGCGGTGGTCGAGGGGTTCGGGCGGCCGGTGGACGCGCTGGCGGTCAACGCCGGGATCGGCATCGGCGGCGACTTCGTGGACGACAGCGACCTGCGGACGCACCTGCGGGTGGTGGACCTGAACATCGGCTCCGCGGTGCACCTGGCGAAGCGGCTGGTGCCCGCGATGGTGGACCGGGGCGCCGGGCGGGTGCTGTTCACGTCGTCGGTGGCGGCGACCGCGCCGGGGCCGTTCCACTCGGTGTACGCGGCGTCGAAGGCGTTCCTGGCGTCGTTCTCGCAGGCGTTGCGGGAGGAGCTGCGGGACAGCGGGGTGACCGTGACGGCGTTGATGCCGGGACCGACGGACACCGACTTCTTCCGCCGGGCGGGCATGACCGACACCAAGGTCGCCACCGGCCCGAAGGACGACCCGGCCGAGGTCGCGCGGGCGGGGTTCGAGGCGCTGATGGACGGCGACGACCACGTGGTGGCCGGTTCGCTGCGCAACAAGGCCCAGGCGGTCGCGGGCCGCGCCCTGCCGGACCCGGTGAAGGCGCGGGCGATGCGGGCGATGACCGAACCCGGTTCGGCCGACTCCGGCTCGTAG
- a CDS encoding alpha/beta fold hydrolase: MTPALLLAHGAGGTVRANFSPVIPQLSRKRKVHAVDFPGSGTTPRASAPLELDDLADRLVAAADGEERFAVVGYSMGCAVAVRAALRHPERVTALVLTAGFARLDDGTAERMREWRRRLDGDRAALARYLISTALGEPYLRRMTAEQTDGLLELIALTVPPGSPEQVDLVQRVDLRAELPSVAVPTLVIGARHDRLIAAATTRELADLIPGARWAELDSGHSPAAEAPAEWVRLIEEFLDGVDGRG, from the coding sequence GTGACTCCCGCTCTCCTGCTCGCCCACGGCGCCGGCGGCACGGTCCGCGCCAACTTCAGCCCGGTCATCCCGCAGCTGTCGCGCAAGCGCAAGGTGCACGCGGTGGACTTCCCGGGCTCCGGCACGACACCGCGCGCGTCCGCGCCCCTGGAGCTGGACGACCTGGCCGACCGGCTGGTCGCCGCCGCCGACGGCGAGGAGCGGTTCGCGGTCGTCGGCTACTCCATGGGGTGCGCGGTGGCGGTGCGCGCGGCGCTGCGGCACCCGGAGCGGGTGACGGCGCTGGTGCTCACCGCCGGGTTCGCCCGCCTCGACGACGGGACCGCGGAGCGGATGCGCGAGTGGCGCCGGCGGCTGGACGGCGACCGCGCCGCGCTGGCCCGCTACCTGATCTCGACCGCGCTGGGCGAGCCGTACCTGCGGCGGATGACCGCCGAGCAGACCGACGGGCTGCTGGAGCTGATCGCGCTCACCGTGCCGCCCGGCTCGCCGGAGCAGGTGGACCTGGTGCAGCGCGTCGACCTGCGCGCCGAACTGCCCTCGGTGGCCGTGCCGACGCTGGTGATCGGCGCCAGGCACGACCGGTTGATCGCGGCCGCCACCACCCGCGAGCTGGCCGACCTGATCCCCGGCGCGCGGTGGGCCGAGCTGGACAGCGGCCACTCCCCCGCCGCCGAGGCGCCCGCCGAGTGGGTCCGGCTGATCGAGGAGTTCCTGGACGGCGTCGACGGCCGCGGCTGA
- a CDS encoding LLM class F420-dependent oxidoreductase, with product MRIGYTLMTEQAGPRELVEHAALAEQAGFDFEVMSDHYSPWLDEQGHAPYAWSVLGAVTQATERVELMTYVTCPTVRYHPAVVAQKAATVQLLSGNRFTLGLGAGENLNEHVVGRGWPPVNVRHELLREAVEIISQLFDGGYVNYSGRHFRVDSAKLWDLPEQRVPIAVAVSGGQSVRTFAPLADAMVATEPDASLGQEWDVFQGGPSRKIGQLPICWDRDRDEAVRRAHEQFRWFAGGWKVNAELPGTAGFAGATQFVRPEDVAGKIPCGPEVGPVVEAVARFREAGFTDLALVQIGGGHQSGFLEFAKGELLPALRS from the coding sequence GTGCGGATCGGTTACACCCTCATGACCGAGCAGGCCGGCCCGCGCGAGCTGGTCGAGCACGCCGCGCTCGCCGAGCAGGCCGGGTTCGACTTCGAGGTGATGAGCGACCACTACTCGCCCTGGCTGGACGAGCAGGGGCACGCGCCGTACGCGTGGAGCGTGCTGGGCGCGGTCACCCAGGCCACCGAGCGGGTCGAGCTGATGACCTACGTGACGTGCCCGACCGTGCGGTACCACCCGGCGGTGGTGGCGCAGAAGGCGGCGACCGTGCAGCTGCTGTCCGGCAACCGGTTCACGCTCGGCCTCGGCGCGGGCGAGAACCTGAACGAGCACGTGGTGGGGCGTGGGTGGCCGCCGGTGAACGTGCGGCACGAGCTGCTGCGCGAGGCCGTGGAGATCATCTCGCAGTTGTTCGACGGCGGGTACGTCAACTACTCGGGCCGGCACTTCCGGGTCGACTCGGCGAAGCTGTGGGACCTGCCCGAGCAGCGGGTGCCGATCGCGGTGGCGGTGTCCGGCGGGCAGTCGGTGCGCACGTTCGCGCCGCTGGCCGACGCGATGGTGGCGACCGAGCCGGACGCGTCGCTGGGCCAGGAGTGGGACGTCTTCCAGGGCGGGCCGTCGCGCAAGATCGGGCAGCTGCCGATCTGCTGGGACCGCGACCGGGACGAGGCGGTCCGGCGGGCGCACGAGCAGTTCCGGTGGTTCGCGGGCGGGTGGAAGGTCAACGCCGAGCTGCCCGGGACGGCCGGGTTCGCCGGTGCGACGCAGTTCGTGCGGCCGGAGGACGTGGCCGGGAAGATCCCGTGCGGTCCCGAGGTCGGGCCGGTGGTGGAGGCGGTGGCGCGGTTCCGCGAGGCCGGGTTCACCGACCTGGCGCTGGTGCAGATCGGCGGCGGCCACCAGTCGGGGTTCCTGGAGTTCGCCAAGGGCGAGCTGCTGCCCGCGCTGCGCTCCTGA
- a CDS encoding PucR family transcriptional regulator, which produces MAVTVGALAREIGLTVLVDAGLDRVVAWVHSTELADPTPFLEGGELLLTTGIALGPHEDYVRRLVAAGAVGLGFGTGLSHDRVPEDLVRAARDAGLALLEVPRATPFIAITKAVSRAVAADEYAAVAQAGAAQRALTRAAVNDGPRGVVRRLARLIDGGVALLDPHGSPAHVVGDLPDLTGHLRRLAASGGPAGAAWQVGRRRVAMQVLGRQGYLAVAADRPLEAGVVNTAASLLTLALARSDEGAEASSRPGSDDVEAVRKELREARFRLALAGVPVDGVPEGPFRVFVLRGEWAEPTGFWAEVDGQVVVLARELDVPAAASGPVDAHSVARGHREALRALEEGVDTFEEVAGAGLLAPDAARFAAALLAPLDDVLRETVRVWLSCHGQAEPAAARLGVHRHTVRNRLLRVEQLLGRSLEPAGTRAELWFALHA; this is translated from the coding sequence ATGGCGGTGACGGTCGGGGCGTTGGCCCGCGAGATCGGGTTGACGGTGCTCGTGGACGCCGGGCTGGACCGGGTCGTGGCGTGGGTGCACAGCACCGAGCTGGCCGACCCGACGCCGTTCCTGGAGGGCGGCGAGCTGCTGCTGACCACCGGCATCGCGCTCGGGCCGCACGAGGACTACGTGCGGCGGCTGGTGGCCGCGGGCGCGGTCGGCCTCGGGTTCGGCACCGGGCTGAGCCACGACCGGGTGCCCGAGGACCTGGTCCGGGCCGCCCGCGACGCCGGGTTGGCGTTGCTGGAGGTGCCGCGGGCCACGCCGTTCATCGCGATCACCAAGGCGGTCTCGCGGGCCGTCGCGGCGGACGAGTACGCGGCCGTGGCGCAGGCCGGCGCGGCGCAGCGCGCGTTGACCCGCGCGGCGGTGAACGACGGGCCGCGGGGGGTCGTGCGGCGGCTGGCCCGGCTCATCGACGGCGGCGTGGCGCTGCTGGACCCGCACGGCTCGCCGGCGCACGTCGTCGGCGACCTGCCCGACCTCACCGGCCACCTGCGCCGGTTGGCGGCGTCGGGCGGTCCGGCGGGCGCGGCGTGGCAGGTGGGGCGGCGGCGCGTCGCGATGCAGGTGCTGGGGCGGCAGGGCTACCTGGCCGTCGCCGCCGACCGGCCGCTGGAGGCGGGCGTGGTGAACACCGCCGCGTCGCTGCTCACGCTGGCGCTGGCCCGGTCCGACGAGGGGGCGGAGGCGTCGTCCCGGCCCGGGTCGGACGACGTCGAGGCGGTGCGCAAGGAGCTGCGGGAGGCGCGGTTCCGGTTGGCGCTGGCGGGCGTGCCGGTGGACGGGGTGCCCGAGGGGCCGTTCCGGGTGTTCGTGCTGCGCGGCGAGTGGGCCGAGCCGACCGGGTTCTGGGCCGAGGTGGACGGGCAGGTGGTCGTGCTCGCCCGCGAGCTGGACGTGCCCGCCGCCGCGTCCGGCCCGGTGGACGCGCACAGCGTCGCCCGCGGCCACCGGGAGGCGCTGCGGGCGTTGGAGGAGGGCGTGGACACCTTCGAGGAGGTGGCCGGGGCCGGGCTGCTCGCGCCGGACGCGGCGCGGTTCGCCGCCGCCCTCCTCGCGCCGCTGGACGACGTGCTGCGGGAGACGGTGCGGGTCTGGCTGTCGTGCCACGGCCAGGCGGAGCCGGCCGCCGCGCGCCTCGGCGTGCACCGCCACACGGTGCGCAACCGCCTCCTGCGGGTGGAGCAGCTGCTCGGGCGCTCGCTGGAGCCCGCGGGGACGCGAGCGGAGCTCTGGTTCGCCCTGCACGCCTGA